The Metamycoplasma subdolum DNA window CTTGAGCACTTTTTAGATATTTTCACATAATCTTAATTATATTGAATAAATAAAAAGCAAGGCTTAATTGTTTTGCCTTGCTTAAATTTAAATAAGAAATTTTATTCAGCTTTTACTGATTCTTTAACTTCTTTATTAGCTTTTTGCACATGTTCATGTGTAGTTTTTTCAACTTTAACGTCTTTATCTTTTCTTATTGAACCAATGTAAGGCAATATTGCTACAAATCTTGCTCTTTTAATTGCTAAAGAAACGGCTCTTTGGTGTTTTGCACATGTTCCGGTAATTCTTGATGAAAGAATTTTACCTTGTAAATTAACTAGTTTTGATAAAGTTGCTTCATCTTTGTAATCAATTTTTTCTAAAGTATTTTTAGGTGAACAGAATTGACATGGACGTCTACGAACAAAAGGTTTTTTACGAACTATTCTTGCCATAAATTACTCCTAATTTATCAGTTTAAACCGCCAAATTCACCGTCATTTTCATTTGGTGATTCATCATCATTTTGGCTGTTTCCATTTTCAACATTTGAAGGTAAAGTTAATTCGCCAGTGTTTGCTTTTCTTCTGCCATCTGCAACTGTTTTAGTTTCAAGAGGTTCAACTCTTTCAGCACTAATTCAAAAGTTGTTAACATTTTGACCATTAGCATCTTTTGTTCTTGATGCTTGTGCAGTGCCTTCAACTAAAATTAATGAACCTTTATCTAAAAATTTATTAATAAATTCTGCATTCTTTCTTCATGCTACGCATGGTAAAAAGTCAATAATTGGTTCTCTGTTTGCATCAGCATAACCTCTTCTTACTGCGATTGTAAAACGTGAAAATTCTATTTCTTTTGTGGTCATTCCTTTGTAAGGAGTGTTAGTTAAACGACCGATTAAAATAACTTTATTCATTTTCCCTCCAAGTTAAATTAAGTGTGATTAAGCTTTTTTAGCTCTTGTTTTTTTAGGTTTTTCTTCAACTGAAGTAGCTTTTTCTTCTTTTGCTTTTTTAGCTACTTTAGTTTTTGTAGTTTTAGTTTCATCTTTTGCTTTTGTAGTCTTTTTTGCTTTTTCTGTTTTTTCTTCTTTAGCTAGTTTTTCAGCTTTTGGTTTTACTTCAGAAGTTTTTTTAGTAACTTTTTTTGGTTTTTCTTCGCTTGCAACAACTTTTTCTTCTTTAGCTGGTTTTTCAGTTTTTAAAGTTTTTGTTGTTTTTGAAGCTTTTGATGTTGCTTTTTTATCTTCATCTAGTTTTTTAACATGTTCAGTTTTAGCACCTTCTTCAGGTTTATTAACTGGTTTTTTAAAGTTTGGATTATTTTGACGTTTTTGAAATTTAGCAAATTTGTGTGGTTTTAA harbors:
- the rpsR gene encoding 30S ribosomal protein S18 is translated as MARIVRKKPFVRRRPCQFCSPKNTLEKIDYKDEATLSKLVNLQGKILSSRITGTCAKHQRAVSLAIKRARFVAILPYIGSIRKDKDVKVEKTTHEHVQKANKEVKESVKAE
- a CDS encoding single-stranded DNA-binding protein, which codes for MNKVILIGRLTNTPYKGMTTKEIEFSRFTIAVRRGYADANREPIIDFLPCVAWRKNAEFINKFLDKGSLILVEGTAQASRTKDANGQNVNNFWISAERVEPLETKTVADGRRKANTGELTLPSNVENGNSQNDDESPNENDGEFGGLNW
- the rpsF gene encoding 30S ribosomal protein S6; protein product: MSNYEIMILTDPHSTEDELHKLVHQVLGKTAKIQKLERAELAYPIKKQTRANYFLVNVKIEAAHVAEFTRVFNINKFVLRYLVINLDNEKGLKPHKFAKFQKRQNNPNFKKPVNKPEEGAKTEHVKKLDEDKKATSKASKTTKTLKTEKPAKEEKVVASEEKPKKVTKKTSEVKPKAEKLAKEEKTEKAKKTTKAKDETKTTKTKVAKKAKEEKATSVEEKPKKTRAKKA